A part of Astatotilapia calliptera chromosome 15, fAstCal1.2, whole genome shotgun sequence genomic DNA contains:
- the ubr7 gene encoding putative E3 ubiquitin-protein ligase UBR7 isoform X1 — protein MCEEQTVSLVDVLEEDEELEEEASAVLAGSDSDHCSYPQGYVKRQALYACNTCTPKGSEAAGICLACSYKCHEGHDLFELYTKRNFRCDCGNGKFSELQCKLHPDKDEVNSLNKYSQNFFGVYCTCGRPYPDPEDQVEDEMIQCVVCEDWLHGRHLGCVVPDCVELQEMICESCMKTHSFLWTYASHLAVPGGAAEVKEETAKEPTIPIKEEEVDDAIEPSCKRSHEEVEPRCRLKELQVIGQKRVQSGAVFWPSPWRSKLCSCRICQLRLLEAGLSFLLDESDTVLAYENKGKNSEQRRQEDDPLMSALDNLNHVQQLEIIHGYNDMKTELKDFLQRFAAEGKVVTSDDIRQFFEQQSRKRRRVDAGEFYCT, from the exons ATGTGTGAGGAACAGACGGTGTCTCTGGTTGATGTTctggaggaagatgaggagctAGAGGAAGAAGCTTCAGCTGTGCTGGCAGGAAGTGACTCTGACCACTGCTCCTATCCTCAG ggctATGTGAAGCGGCAGGCTCTGTATGCCTGTAACACCTGCACGCCAAAGGGCAGCGAGGCGGCCGGCATCTGTTTGGCGTGCTCCTACAAATGTCACGAAGGTCATGACCTCTTTGAACTGTACACTAAGAG GAACTTCCGCTGTGACTGTGGAAACGGGAAGTTCTCGGAGCTGCAGTGTAAACTCCATCCG GACAAAGATGAGGTAAACAGTCTGAATAAATACAGTCAGAATTTCTTTGGAGTTTACTGCACCTGCGGCCGACCGTACCCGGACCCAGAGGATCAG gtgGAGGATGAGATGATTCAGTGTGTGGTGTGTGAGGACTGGCTGCACGGCCGG CACCTGGGCTGTGTGGTTCCAGACTGCGTGGAGCTTCAGGAGATGATCTGCGAGTCCTGTATGAAAACACACTCGTTTCTCTGGACCTACGCTTCGCACCTAGCAG tACCGGGTGGAGCAGCGGAGGTGAAGGAGGAAACGGCAAAAGAGCCCACCATTCCCATCAAAGAAGAAGAG GTTGATGATGCCATTGAGCCTAGCTGCAAGCGGAGCCATGAGGAAGTGGAGCCGAGGTGCAGACTGAAGGAGCTGCAGGTAATTGGTCAGAAAAGAGTCCAATCAGGAGCTGTGTTCTGGCCTTCACCGTGGCGTTCCAAACTCTGCTCCTGCAGAATTTGCCAG CTGCGCCTGCTTGAAGCTGGTCTGTCCTTCCTGTTGGACGAGTCAGACACAGTCCTCGCCTAcgaaaacaaaggaaagaacAGTGAGCAGAGACGACAGGAAGACGACCCTCTGATGTCAGCGCTCGACAACCTGAACCACGTGCAGCAGCTCGAGATCATCCATG GATACAATGACAtgaaaactgagctgaaggaCTTCCTGCAGAGATTTGCAGCTGAAGGAAAA GTTGTGACATCTGATGACATTCGTCAGTTCTTCGAGCAGCAGAGTCGTAAAAGACGCAGAGTTGATGCCGGAGAGTTCTACTGCACCTGA
- the ubr7 gene encoding putative E3 ubiquitin-protein ligase UBR7 isoform X2: MCEEQTVSLVDVLEEDEELEEEASAVLAGSDSDHCSYPQGYVKRQALYACNTCTPKGSEAAGICLACSYKCHEGHDLFELYTKRNFRCDCGNGKFSELQCKLHPDKDEVNSLNKYSQNFFGVYCTCGRPYPDPEDQVEDEMIQCVVCEDWLHGRHLGCVVPDCVELQEMICESCMKTHSFLWTYASHLAVPGGAAEVKEETAKEPTIPIKEEEVDDAIEPSCKRSHEEVEPRCRLKELQLRLLEAGLSFLLDESDTVLAYENKGKNSEQRRQEDDPLMSALDNLNHVQQLEIIHGYNDMKTELKDFLQRFAAEGKVVTSDDIRQFFEQQSRKRRRVDAGEFYCT; encoded by the exons ATGTGTGAGGAACAGACGGTGTCTCTGGTTGATGTTctggaggaagatgaggagctAGAGGAAGAAGCTTCAGCTGTGCTGGCAGGAAGTGACTCTGACCACTGCTCCTATCCTCAG ggctATGTGAAGCGGCAGGCTCTGTATGCCTGTAACACCTGCACGCCAAAGGGCAGCGAGGCGGCCGGCATCTGTTTGGCGTGCTCCTACAAATGTCACGAAGGTCATGACCTCTTTGAACTGTACACTAAGAG GAACTTCCGCTGTGACTGTGGAAACGGGAAGTTCTCGGAGCTGCAGTGTAAACTCCATCCG GACAAAGATGAGGTAAACAGTCTGAATAAATACAGTCAGAATTTCTTTGGAGTTTACTGCACCTGCGGCCGACCGTACCCGGACCCAGAGGATCAG gtgGAGGATGAGATGATTCAGTGTGTGGTGTGTGAGGACTGGCTGCACGGCCGG CACCTGGGCTGTGTGGTTCCAGACTGCGTGGAGCTTCAGGAGATGATCTGCGAGTCCTGTATGAAAACACACTCGTTTCTCTGGACCTACGCTTCGCACCTAGCAG tACCGGGTGGAGCAGCGGAGGTGAAGGAGGAAACGGCAAAAGAGCCCACCATTCCCATCAAAGAAGAAGAG GTTGATGATGCCATTGAGCCTAGCTGCAAGCGGAGCCATGAGGAAGTGGAGCCGAGGTGCAGACTGAAGGAGCTGCAG CTGCGCCTGCTTGAAGCTGGTCTGTCCTTCCTGTTGGACGAGTCAGACACAGTCCTCGCCTAcgaaaacaaaggaaagaacAGTGAGCAGAGACGACAGGAAGACGACCCTCTGATGTCAGCGCTCGACAACCTGAACCACGTGCAGCAGCTCGAGATCATCCATG GATACAATGACAtgaaaactgagctgaaggaCTTCCTGCAGAGATTTGCAGCTGAAGGAAAA GTTGTGACATCTGATGACATTCGTCAGTTCTTCGAGCAGCAGAGTCGTAAAAGACGCAGAGTTGATGCCGGAGAGTTCTACTGCACCTGA